The sequence below is a genomic window from Salicibibacter cibarius.
CGGTCCGAGACTGAAGGAAGGGCTCGGCACACTTGCCGCACACATTTATGAAGAAGAGTGGGAAAACTGATCGTAAGCAAGCCTCACGCATGTTGTACGTCGTGGCAATTCTCTTTCCGGCAATTATGATTGTTTTCGGCATATCGGCTGGAAGTCAATCCATCACCCCGAATGAAGTGCTCATGATATTGGGTGCTTCTTTGTTCGGAACGGAACCGGCAGCCGTTGGCGCAATTGAATCGCAAATTGTGACGGATATTCGGCTGCCGCGAACGCTCCTTGCCTTTCTCGTTGGAGCAGCTTTGTCAATCGCGGGTGCGGCATTTCAAGGGTTTTTGCGCAACCCCCTGGCCGACCCGTACACACTCGGCGTCTCTTCAGGGGCTGCCCTCGGAGCGGTCCTCGTCATTTTTTTTCAACTGACGATTCCGTTTTTGGGACATTTCACCTTACCTGTGGTGAGCATCAGTTGTGCGCTCATGACGCTTCTGCTTTTGTTGGCTTTTGCGAAGACGATGCGCCGTTCATTATCGGCTGAACTGATCATTTTAATCGGTATTATTATTAGCGCATTCTTTGGCGCATGTTTGTCGCTATTGATCGCGCTTGCCGGTGAAGAATTGAGACAAGCGGTGCAATGGTTGCTAGGCAGTGTCGGCATGCGCGGATGGAGTTATGTGCATTTAATGATTCCATTTTTCATTGTTGGTGCAGGGGTGTTGATGGGCCATCTAAAAGAGTTGAATGCTTTTTCGTTCGGGTTGGACTTTGCCCGCAATGTCGGTGTTAGTGTGAAAAGAAGCGGGATTTTGATATTGACGGGCGCGGCTGTTTTAACGGGCGCGGCGGTTTCCGTTGCAGGGACGATCGGTTTCGTGGGACTTGTCGTCCCTCATTTTGTACGACTATTGACGGGTCCCGATCATCGTCATCTTTTGCCGGTGTCGATGCTCATCGGTGGGGGATTTTTGATCGCGGCGGATATTCTCGCCCGTCTTGCATTCGCACCGATGGAGTTGCCCATCGGAGTCATAACCGCCCTCGTTGGCGCTCCGATCTTTGCTTATTTACTCATCAGGCAACAACGTGTGCAGGAGGGATAATGGTGCTAAGGGCAGAAAAGATCACGGGCGGTTACGGCCAACGGGCCGTCGTTCAAGATATTTCGTTTAGGGTCGACGGAGGAGAGATGCTCGGGATCATTGGTCCGAATGGGAGCGGGAAATCAACATTACTGCAGCTTTGCACCGGCGCCTTGCCGTTAATGGACGGCGAAGTTTGGCTTTGTGGGCAGCGGTTGCATACATACAAAGATAAGGAACGGGCGCGCTTATTAGCTGTCGTGACCCAACAAGCTTATGTTTATTTTTCTTATACG
It includes:
- a CDS encoding FecCD family ABC transporter permease, which codes for MLYVVAILFPAIMIVFGISAGSQSITPNEVLMILGASLFGTEPAAVGAIESQIVTDIRLPRTLLAFLVGAALSIAGAAFQGFLRNPLADPYTLGVSSGAALGAVLVIFFQLTIPFLGHFTLPVVSISCALMTLLLLLAFAKTMRRSLSAELIILIGIIISAFFGACLSLLIALAGEELRQAVQWLLGSVGMRGWSYVHLMIPFFIVGAGVLMGHLKELNAFSFGLDFARNVGVSVKRSGILILTGAAVLTGAAVSVAGTIGFVGLVVPHFVRLLTGPDHRHLLPVSMLIGGGFLIAADILARLAFAPMELPIGVITALVGAPIFAYLLIRQQRVQEG